From a region of the uncultured Desulfatiglans sp. genome:
- a CDS encoding conserved hypothetical protein (Evidence 4 : Unknown function but conserved in other organisms) — translation MTAVNMIRKRIPTRAKVFLKSSAALSFRISRYGINWRRKLANAITLSDGVSSTFFGYHDKTPFSRDGRKILAMSIPISDVKLESECTPITLGYFVKMEDGEFRNEFIPFSETTTWCWQQGCMLQWHPLKSDTHVVFNALIEDGVYGSKIFDIVHLSVVREFAYPIYSIDPTGKYAASTNFSRLGRLRPGYGYRVLADLTASDSAPSHQGLSIFDLSSGEKIILLVSLEDLAKTAGDPGSQHYINHATFSPDGKRVVFFHVWERGGNKGRGLRVCEVDLTTGEWSEVEGDRLVSHYCWRDEDCFLATTLDNTGTWNYTLYNRQEKSRTDLSLPFSEDGHPMFHPHDKRIIVTDTYPDNCRDQKLFLANLETRKVHKIGALYSPVKYRKEVRCDLHPRWDREGTYVVVDNTHLGKRKMSLIKVNAVSFNMMNLL, via the coding sequence ATGACAGCCGTAAATATGATTAGAAAAAGAATACCCACAAGAGCAAAAGTATTTTTAAAATCTTCTGCTGCACTATCTTTCCGAATTAGCCGCTATGGAATTAACTGGCGTCGAAAATTAGCTAATGCCATCACACTTTCAGACGGTGTGTCCTCCACATTTTTTGGGTACCATGACAAAACTCCTTTTAGTAGGGATGGTCGAAAAATCCTTGCCATGTCTATACCAATCTCCGATGTTAAACTTGAAAGTGAATGTACCCCTATTACTCTCGGCTATTTTGTTAAAATGGAAGATGGGGAGTTCAGAAATGAATTCATTCCATTTTCAGAGACAACGACTTGGTGTTGGCAACAAGGTTGCATGCTACAGTGGCACCCATTAAAGTCGGACACGCATGTTGTATTCAATGCGCTGATTGAGGACGGTGTCTATGGTTCAAAGATCTTCGACATTGTGCACCTGAGTGTAGTAAGAGAATTCGCATATCCGATTTATTCAATTGATCCCACAGGCAAATACGCTGCGAGCACTAATTTCTCACGATTAGGTCGTCTTCGCCCAGGTTATGGTTATCGAGTGCTTGCGGACCTTACGGCATCTGATTCTGCCCCTAGCCATCAAGGTCTTTCTATATTTGATTTGTCCAGCGGAGAAAAAATAATTTTGCTTGTTAGTCTCGAAGACCTTGCCAAAACGGCAGGGGACCCCGGAAGCCAGCACTACATCAACCACGCCACCTTTTCTCCCGATGGCAAACGAGTTGTTTTCTTCCATGTATGGGAGCGTGGGGGTAATAAGGGAAGAGGCTTGCGTGTATGCGAGGTGGATCTGACCACAGGAGAGTGGTCCGAGGTGGAGGGCGACCGGCTCGTATCGCATTACTGTTGGCGGGATGAAGATTGTTTTCTGGCAACCACACTTGATAATACGGGCACATGGAACTATACACTTTACAACCGGCAGGAAAAAAGTCGTACGGATTTAAGTTTGCCTTTTAGTGAAGATGGCCACCCAATGTTTCATCCCCATGACAAGAGGATTATTGTTACAGACACTTATCCTGATAACTGCCGTGATCAGAAATTGTTTTTGGCCAACCTGGAGACCAGGAAGGTCCACAAGATAGGAGCGCTATACAGCCCTGTTAAATATCGTAAAGAAGTCCGATGTGATTTGCATCCACGATGGGATAGGGAAGGAACCTATGTGGTGGTTGATAATACGCATTTAGGAAAGCGAAAGATGTCCTTAATCAAAGTTAACGCAGTATCTTTTAATATGATGAACTTGCTTTAA
- a CDS encoding conserved hypothetical protein (Evidence 4 : Unknown function but conserved in other organisms), whose product MKYLITLKPLTHETTIHSYSVLAELNWRTKTIERWLKIPAANFSGRNSYMRSFSQGICKDGDKLFLSGWNFLIEIKYSSFEIINVFSHRFMSDIHSLDVTRNELFVCSTGIDTLLCFDREDYSLKWFWRIEDSDLERKQAIPTSLSFLKKRGSFVGKVIRKSGFFHLLRLIKVRFEDNEYRATDKTKSAYHAYHMNEVKLNKNKIYLCTKGWNDIKFVRSSIIELDMQTQHADFYASPGSFCGAHDLLFMNGQNKLLVTESGSESVGIMNTVNNSIEHYKLSQNDYFVRGIAPKPDGFLIGFSPDRLRTCGTSYPFIREYDKRLNQIGEDFTIEGFYSDCVGGAIHNLLLVQ is encoded by the coding sequence ATGAAATATCTTATCACACTCAAGCCTCTTACCCATGAAACGACCATCCATTCTTATTCAGTCCTGGCTGAACTCAACTGGCGCACGAAAACCATAGAAAGATGGTTGAAAATACCCGCCGCCAATTTCTCTGGCCGGAATTCATATATGAGGAGCTTTTCCCAAGGTATTTGTAAGGATGGCGACAAGTTGTTTCTATCAGGTTGGAACTTTTTAATTGAAATAAAGTATTCTTCTTTTGAAATAATTAATGTTTTTTCACATCGATTTATGTCTGATATTCACAGTTTAGATGTTACGCGAAATGAACTATTTGTTTGCTCAACTGGGATTGATACGTTGTTGTGCTTTGATCGTGAAGATTATAGTTTGAAATGGTTTTGGCGTATTGAAGATTCAGACTTGGAACGAAAGCAAGCAATTCCGACATCTCTGTCTTTTTTAAAAAAGAGAGGATCCTTCGTTGGAAAAGTGATCAGAAAGTCAGGCTTTTTCCACTTGTTAAGGCTTATTAAGGTTAGATTTGAAGATAATGAATATCGGGCAACAGACAAGACCAAGTCTGCATATCATGCATATCATATGAATGAAGTTAAACTAAATAAAAATAAAATTTATCTTTGTACAAAAGGTTGGAATGATATCAAATTTGTTAGAAGTTCTATAATAGAGCTTGATATGCAAACGCAACATGCTGATTTTTATGCAAGTCCAGGAAGTTTTTGTGGAGCTCATGATTTGCTATTTATGAACGGCCAAAATAAGCTGTTAGTTACGGAATCTGGAAGTGAATCAGTAGGGATAATGAACACAGTAAATAATAGCATTGAACATTATAAGCTTAGTCAAAACGACTATTTTGTTCGAGGCATAGCACCAAAACCAGATGGTTTTCTGATTGGATTCTCTCCTGATAGATTGCGAACTTGTGGGACATCTTATCCGTTCATTAGGGAGTACGATAAAAGGTTAAATCAAATTGGTGAGGATTTTACTATTGAAGGTTTTTATTCTGATTGTGTTGGTGGCGCAATCCACAACTTGCTATTGGTGCAATGA
- a CDS encoding transposase (fragment): MGGSIRVIIDTSHRLNGLLQWLWVMAGPAAAFFMIHSNRSKEAFEALIKDWTGILVSDGYGVYRKWVGLRQTCLAHLIRKAKELSERKDPDIKRFGLWATHELQRLCHMAKDPPSVGEWQAFYARLIRLITLHEKRKDDAGRFTRRLRREIESLWTFLFEQGVDPTNNHAERMLRFAVLWRKSSQGTSSEKGNRWVERILSLRQTCRLQKKTTFPVLVDALRADFRGQEPDLAWIAQPTA; this comes from the coding sequence ATGGGTGGCTCTATTAGGGTGATCATTGACACCAGCCACCGCCTCAACGGCCTCCTGCAATGGCTGTGGGTCATGGCGGGGCCGGCAGCGGCTTTCTTCATGATCCATTCCAACCGCTCGAAGGAAGCGTTCGAAGCATTGATCAAGGACTGGACCGGCATCCTGGTCTCGGACGGATACGGCGTGTACCGCAAATGGGTCGGACTGCGGCAGACCTGCCTTGCTCATCTGATCCGCAAGGCCAAGGAACTCTCCGAAAGGAAAGACCCGGACATAAAACGGTTCGGTCTCTGGGCAACCCATGAACTCCAACGACTATGTCATATGGCCAAGGATCCCCCCTCCGTCGGAGAGTGGCAGGCCTTTTATGCTCGTTTGATCCGCTTGATCACCCTTCATGAGAAGCGCAAGGATGATGCCGGCAGATTTACACGCCGTCTTCGCAGGGAGATCGAAAGCCTTTGGACGTTCCTCTTCGAGCAGGGGGTGGATCCCACGAACAATCATGCTGAGCGGATGCTTCGATTCGCCGTGCTGTGGCGCAAATCCAGCCAGGGTACGTCCAGTGAAAAAGGCAACCGCTGGGTGGAGCGTATCCTCTCACTCAGGCAAACCTGCCGCCTGCAGAAAAAAACAACCTTCCCCGTCCTTGTCGATGCCCTGCGCGCCGACTTCCGGGGTCAGGAACCCGACCTCGCCTGGATCGCTCAGCCCACCGCCTGA
- a CDS encoding hypothetical protein (Evidence 5 : Unknown function): MAVPPGKFFPGSLPYDELLPGFRVGSQRVAENGIKSERLDAGPKNACYYASE; the protein is encoded by the coding sequence ATGGCAGTCCCTCCCGGAAAATTTTTTCCCGGAAGTCTACCCTATGATGAACTCTTGCCTGGGTTCCGGGTGGGTAGTCAAAGGGTAGCCGAAAACGGCATTAAATCCGAACGGTTAGATGCAGGCCCGAAAAACGCGTGTTACTACGCCTCTGAATGA
- a CDS encoding Integrase catalytic region — MHHYRQVIFRMRMGQSDRAIAKSGLMGRIKCAEVRAVAERNGLLSAVPLPEDQILGKLFEISTERAAQPSLIEPFESQVKQWWQEGICGTTIHRALNSHYGFAGSYSSVRRFLQKLDKRNIQASCVLDFEPGEAAQVDFRTGPTITDVFTGEVLKTWIFVMTLCYSHHQYAELVLDQTVRTWLCSHRHAFEFFNGIPCKVIIDNPKCAITRACYYDPDVQRSYGDLAEAYGFLISPCPPRDPKKKGRVESGVKYIKRSFLPLREFRSLRDANEQLQRWVLEEAGNRIHGTTRQKPLSVFAETEKVFLKLLPDVAPEMAVWTHAKVHANCHVQFEKAYYSAPFSLVHRKLWLKATEKTVKLCKDFELVAVHPRLYTPGRHATVDEHLPPEALAYKLQDPQWCLKQAELVGEHCHRLIRRLFSNRVLDNLRAAQGVIRLGKKYGTGRLEEACERALHFDNPRYRAVKTILEKGLDQVPFKEEPQPALASVYQASGRFIRKRSELQVH, encoded by the coding sequence ATGCATCATTACCGCCAGGTTATTTTTCGGATGCGCATGGGGCAAAGCGACCGTGCCATTGCCAAGAGCGGGCTGATGGGCCGGATCAAGTGTGCCGAGGTACGGGCCGTTGCGGAGAGGAACGGCCTTCTGTCGGCCGTTCCTCTCCCTGAGGATCAGATCTTGGGCAAATTGTTTGAGATTAGCACGGAGCGAGCGGCTCAGCCCTCTTTGATTGAACCGTTTGAAAGTCAGGTCAAACAGTGGTGGCAGGAGGGTATTTGCGGAACGACGATTCACCGGGCGCTTAACAGCCATTACGGGTTTGCCGGCAGCTACTCCTCTGTGCGGCGTTTCCTGCAGAAACTTGATAAGCGCAACATACAGGCAAGCTGTGTGCTCGATTTTGAGCCCGGCGAGGCTGCACAGGTGGACTTCAGAACGGGTCCGACCATTACGGATGTGTTTACCGGCGAAGTGCTCAAGACCTGGATTTTTGTCATGACACTTTGTTACAGCCACCACCAGTATGCCGAACTGGTCCTGGACCAGACGGTCAGAACGTGGCTTTGCTCTCACCGCCATGCTTTTGAGTTTTTCAATGGGATTCCCTGTAAAGTGATTATCGACAACCCGAAGTGCGCGATTACCCGTGCATGTTATTATGACCCTGATGTACAGCGCTCTTACGGGGACCTTGCGGAGGCCTACGGCTTTCTGATCAGCCCCTGCCCGCCTCGGGATCCGAAGAAAAAGGGCCGGGTGGAGAGCGGGGTCAAGTACATCAAAAGGAGTTTTCTGCCCTTGCGAGAGTTCCGCAGCCTCCGCGATGCCAACGAGCAACTCCAGCGGTGGGTGCTCGAGGAAGCAGGCAACCGGATTCATGGCACGACCAGACAGAAGCCTTTGAGCGTTTTCGCCGAAACCGAGAAAGTGTTCCTGAAGCTTTTGCCCGACGTCGCACCGGAGATGGCCGTATGGACGCACGCCAAGGTCCATGCCAACTGCCATGTGCAGTTCGAGAAGGCCTATTACTCGGCGCCCTTCAGCCTCGTGCACCGCAAGCTCTGGCTCAAGGCAACGGAGAAGACCGTGAAGCTTTGCAAGGACTTTGAGCTTGTGGCGGTTCATCCTCGCCTCTACACCCCTGGAAGACACGCTACAGTGGACGAACATCTTCCACCCGAGGCCCTGGCCTATAAACTGCAGGATCCGCAATGGTGCCTCAAGCAGGCTGAGCTGGTCGGCGAGCACTGCCACCGCCTGATCCGCAGACTTTTTAGCAACCGTGTCCTCGATAATCTGCGGGCCGCGCAAGGCGTCATCCGCCTCGGCAAGAAGTATGGCACCGGGAGGCTCGAAGAGGCCTGTGAGAGGGCCCTGCACTTCGATAACCCCCGCTACCGGGCCGTCAAGACCATCCTCGAGAAAGGACTCGATCAGGTCCCCTTCAAAGAGGAACCACAGCCTGCGCTCGCTTCGGTCTACCAGGCATCCGGTCGGTTCATCAGAAAACGCTCTGAGCTTCAGGTTCACTGA
- a CDS encoding hypothetical protein (Evidence 5 : Unknown function), whose product MKMLKNLHTKDGVLSDSARGGGIALPQWLRAKAAPLSQVRRINDQEKKWTTHILNDGNHVQPVVQLNSVLYIRKTITILYLEII is encoded by the coding sequence ATGAAGATGCTGAAGAATCTCCACACAAAGGACGGAGTTTTAAGTGATTCCGCCAGGGGGGGTGGCATAGCACTGCCCCAGTGGCTGCGGGCCAAGGCTGCACCGCTAAGCCAAGTTCGACGTATCAATGATCAGGAGAAAAAATGGACGACACATATTTTGAACGACGGAAATCATGTCCAGCCTGTGGTTCAGCTAAATTCAGTATTATATATCAGAAAGACTATAACGATCCTCTACTTAGAGATTATTTGA
- a CDS encoding IstB domain protein ATP-binding protein: MNPMPDLIPMLKQLRLSGILDSIESRNRQAIDEKLSYMDFLATIIQDEVARRTQKKLASALRRANFRNHKTLEEFDFTFNPHINRSLIMDLASCRFMQEKVCIFIVGPCGTGKSHIAQALGHCAIRAGHDVLFTTQSKMLAQLHAARAINAFDRQFAKLAGVDLLIIDDFGLKPLKGSQDEDFHDVIAERYERKSTIVTSNLDIPEWTDAFPNRILGAATIDRLRHGAYKVMLEGKSYRSPRGTQKDQKITCSKTQKTPGQKRGEIA, translated from the coding sequence ATGAATCCCATGCCGGATCTGATCCCCATGCTCAAGCAACTGCGCCTCTCAGGCATTCTTGATTCTATCGAGAGCCGCAACCGCCAGGCTATCGACGAGAAACTCTCCTACATGGATTTCCTCGCCACCATCATCCAGGACGAGGTGGCCCGCAGAACCCAGAAGAAGTTGGCCTCGGCACTGCGCCGGGCCAACTTCCGCAATCACAAAACCCTGGAGGAGTTCGACTTCACCTTTAACCCCCACATCAACCGCAGCCTGATCATGGATCTTGCCTCCTGCCGTTTCATGCAGGAGAAGGTCTGCATCTTCATCGTGGGGCCCTGCGGGACCGGCAAAAGCCATATCGCGCAGGCCCTGGGCCATTGCGCCATCCGCGCCGGGCATGATGTCCTCTTTACGACCCAGAGCAAAATGCTCGCGCAGCTGCATGCAGCCAGGGCCATCAACGCCTTTGACCGCCAGTTCGCCAAACTGGCCGGCGTCGATCTGCTCATCATCGACGACTTCGGCCTCAAGCCCCTCAAGGGCAGCCAGGACGAAGACTTCCATGACGTCATTGCCGAACGCTATGAACGTAAAAGCACCATCGTGACTTCGAACCTCGATATTCCAGAGTGGACCGACGCCTTCCCCAACCGTATCCTCGGGGCAGCCACCATCGACAGGCTTCGGCACGGTGCCTACAAAGTCATGCTCGAGGGCAAAAGCTACAGATCCCCACGGGGGACTCAGAAAGACCAAAAAATCACCTGCTCCAAAACGCAAAAAACACCAGGTCAGAAAAGGGGTGAAATCGCTTGA
- a CDS encoding Methyltransferase family protein: protein MDDTYFERRKSCPACGSAKFSIIYQKDYNDPLLRDYLTDFYCSNGMVEYQYLNAGVYILCECDACGLIFQRDIPNGLFMARIYEHWIDPKKVFNLRRQQDSLAIYAKHAQEIMQIISYFRRAPTTLSFFDFGMGWGQWALMAKAFGCDSYGSELSPSRIEHAKSKGIKVVTWEEMPESRFDFINTEQVFEHIPEPLQTLRHLRRALKANGICKISVPTASYLRRRLEKMKWKAAKGSKDSLNLVAPLEHINCFRRSSLLKMAEAADMQEVLIPMKVQYRYMPDWSTPKKIARNLGLPIYRNLLKRPNYIFLRNIQEDVI from the coding sequence ATGGACGACACATATTTTGAACGACGGAAATCATGTCCAGCCTGTGGTTCAGCTAAATTCAGTATTATATATCAGAAAGACTATAACGATCCTCTACTTAGAGATTATTTGACAGATTTTTATTGTTCAAATGGGATGGTTGAGTACCAGTATTTGAATGCAGGTGTGTATATCCTGTGTGAATGTGACGCTTGCGGATTAATTTTTCAAAGAGATATACCAAACGGATTATTCATGGCGCGTATATATGAGCATTGGATAGATCCAAAAAAGGTCTTTAACCTTCGTCGGCAGCAGGATTCCTTGGCTATTTATGCCAAACATGCACAAGAGATTATGCAAATCATTTCATACTTCAGAAGGGCGCCAACGACCTTATCTTTTTTTGATTTCGGTATGGGATGGGGTCAATGGGCGTTAATGGCGAAGGCTTTTGGATGCGATTCATATGGCTCAGAGCTATCTCCCTCCCGAATCGAACATGCCAAATCTAAAGGGATCAAAGTGGTTACGTGGGAGGAGATGCCGGAATCCCGCTTTGATTTTATTAACACTGAGCAAGTATTTGAACATATCCCAGAGCCTCTGCAGACATTGCGCCATTTGAGGAGGGCCCTAAAGGCAAACGGAATTTGTAAAATCAGTGTCCCCACTGCTAGTTACTTAAGACGAAGATTAGAAAAAATGAAGTGGAAAGCGGCAAAAGGCTCGAAAGATTCTCTTAATCTTGTTGCACCGTTAGAGCATATTAACTGCTTCAGGAGATCCTCTCTACTGAAGATGGCAGAGGCGGCGGACATGCAAGAAGTGTTAATCCCCATGAAAGTGCAATATAGATATATGCCCGATTGGAGCACCCCGAAGAAAATTGCAAGGAATCTTGGATTGCCGATATATCGGAATTTGCTAAAAAGACCGAACTATATCTTTCTTCGCAATATACAGGAGGATGTAATTTAA
- a CDS encoding conserved hypothetical protein (Evidence 4 : Unknown function but conserved in other organisms): protein MNKNRIYLLYPSFRNVGGVHNVIIDLFSGLKAEYDVIVSGYDEYCQINERYREVIPESNYWRLSLSRLLFAKGLLISHHRKLTTKLLLLSLFLKRNIVHVAHNEFFNLKHVTLYPKNIIAVSHRVKNNLVEYFKQDPSRIMVIENGIHDRYADEYGKHNYKQTGIKILFPARITKIKNQVNVVNKLKGKVDEEVNIFFAGNGPLYDELKSKCRTSSNFVALGFVSDMLSLYKEMDYVMLFTQKEGLPICLIEAAMMGKPIICNDVGGNLEIVEQKVNGFLCNSFSELIDRINNLPNITFSEYKHLSENARKTYLDKFNVEIMINKYRKVIYQFGM from the coding sequence TTGAACAAAAACAGAATATACTTATTGTATCCCAGTTTTCGGAATGTTGGAGGAGTTCATAATGTTATTATCGACTTGTTTTCAGGGCTAAAAGCTGAATATGACGTTATAGTCTCGGGATACGATGAATATTGTCAAATAAATGAAAGATATAGAGAGGTTATACCGGAATCGAATTATTGGCGATTATCATTGTCTCGCCTCTTATTTGCAAAAGGGTTACTCATATCCCACCATCGAAAACTCACCACAAAGCTATTGTTATTGTCTCTGTTTCTGAAGAGAAATATTGTTCATGTAGCCCATAATGAGTTTTTTAATTTGAAGCACGTTACGCTCTACCCGAAAAACATTATTGCTGTATCACATAGGGTCAAGAATAATTTGGTGGAATATTTTAAACAAGATCCATCGCGTATCATGGTTATAGAAAATGGTATTCATGATAGATACGCTGATGAGTATGGCAAACACAATTACAAGCAAACCGGCATTAAAATTCTATTTCCAGCACGAATTACAAAGATAAAGAATCAGGTGAACGTAGTCAATAAATTGAAAGGCAAAGTGGATGAAGAAGTAAACATATTTTTTGCAGGAAATGGTCCTTTATATGATGAATTAAAAAGCAAATGTAGAACGTCCTCTAATTTCGTGGCATTAGGGTTTGTTAGTGACATGCTTAGCCTATACAAGGAAATGGATTACGTTATGTTATTTACTCAAAAAGAAGGGCTGCCGATATGTCTGATTGAGGCAGCCATGATGGGGAAACCGATAATATGCAATGACGTGGGCGGAAATCTGGAAATTGTCGAACAAAAGGTAAATGGATTCCTATGCAATTCTTTTTCTGAGCTAATAGATCGCATCAATAATTTACCGAACATAACATTTAGTGAGTATAAACATTTATCTGAAAACGCTCGTAAAACATATTTGGATAAATTTAACGTCGAAATTATGATAAACAAATATAGAAAAGTCATTTATCAATTTGGCATGTGA
- a CDS encoding Predicted glycosyltransferase, family I, whose amino-acid sequence MLTNNNKTLFIVDQVQFGYHTGNYYICKYLRDSYSIIYICKEHGLSKIEMNGVRSVYVSRKGNSLVRSIRFFGKALQEIRKHSNCIIFIKYLKGISLALRLSNPSHLVVLDVRSASVSQKRIRRWLYDSRLKFETKFFKNITVISQGLADKLNMGQKAHILPLGADVISSTNKNFDQVHLLYVGTLVNRNIDVTIHGFKRVYDELVGRIPLSYSIIGTGSNDEESSLRELVDKLGLKSVVLVIGRIPHTEIAQWFDNTNIGVSYIPLTDYFDVQPPLKTFEYLLSGMPVIATHTSENRKVISEKNGVLVGESVNDFYLGIKKILQNRASFDSEAIRNGAKPYMWKAIVTNNLKPYLQRICE is encoded by the coding sequence ATGCTAACGAACAACAATAAAACTTTATTTATAGTTGATCAAGTGCAATTTGGTTATCATACTGGAAATTATTATATTTGCAAATATTTGCGCGATTCCTATTCAATTATCTATATATGTAAGGAGCATGGTTTGTCAAAAATTGAAATGAATGGAGTCCGCTCAGTATATGTCAGTCGGAAAGGAAATTCTTTAGTTCGAAGCATACGATTTTTTGGAAAAGCGCTTCAAGAAATAAGAAAGCACAGTAACTGTATTATTTTTATTAAATATTTGAAAGGGATTTCATTGGCGTTACGTTTATCTAACCCCTCACATTTGGTTGTATTAGACGTTCGTAGCGCATCTGTTAGTCAAAAGCGAATCAGAAGATGGCTTTATGATTCAAGGCTAAAGTTTGAAACAAAGTTTTTCAAAAACATCACTGTTATATCGCAGGGGCTGGCTGATAAGTTGAATATGGGCCAAAAAGCCCATATCCTTCCCCTTGGCGCTGATGTGATATCATCTACCAATAAGAATTTTGACCAAGTTCATCTTCTCTATGTGGGAACGCTTGTTAATCGAAACATCGATGTGACAATACATGGCTTTAAAAGGGTTTACGACGAGCTTGTTGGTCGCATACCCCTATCCTATTCTATTATCGGCACGGGATCCAATGACGAGGAAAGCTCATTGAGAGAACTCGTAGATAAGCTCGGATTGAAAAGTGTCGTCTTAGTTATTGGAAGAATTCCGCATACGGAGATCGCCCAATGGTTCGACAATACGAACATTGGTGTATCATATATACCGTTGACGGATTATTTCGATGTTCAGCCACCGCTTAAAACTTTTGAATACTTACTGTCGGGTATGCCAGTGATAGCGACACACACTTCGGAAAACAGGAAAGTCATCAGTGAAAAAAACGGCGTACTTGTGGGAGAATCCGTGAACGATTTTTATTTGGGGATCAAGAAGATATTGCAGAATAGGGCCTCTTTTGATTCGGAGGCAATTAGAAATGGAGCTAAACCTTATATGTGGAAAGCCATCGTAACAAATAACTTGAAACCTTACCTCCAAAGAATTTGTGAATGA
- a CDS encoding membrane hypothetical protein (Evidence 5 : Unknown function), which translates to MCAEKYYYKITLRHRLLYLYFLLFIFLWTYQEGIYRDKVFSIPGHAFLLFTVVSLLIINLKNKYVPKLDKKCIACFIIFNVWSSLLAVFEGEFLSAYVTGGGQILLFLCFYNFVIFYNLKKTEYVVHFINMLIILSVVSVMVALYVFAFGGFSLGMIKIQQPSFGGGGRLTGWYGSPNNLAPVFAVAIIATLFKLSRQQYFLLSKKWSIVYSIIIFINFIGLILTGSRGTWVAFAIGLMLFLILNFSKIISKPKNTIKILLSILSLSISTIILLSYIGYDLGSFMQQFVRPDKITAQLDFYNRGWGRAYYWRESFELMRTADISTALFGYGLSGFMEIVNRSSHSGFLTVAVDRGLIALLLFLMLIYYLFKDSILNLKQSSIKFFSICLLTFLMIKNTTTVDIPWNTFPGIVFVMTLLLISMKDDSPRLKR; encoded by the coding sequence ATGTGCGCTGAAAAATATTACTATAAAATCACATTGCGACATAGATTATTGTATTTATACTTTTTGCTTTTTATATTTTTGTGGACCTATCAAGAGGGAATTTATAGAGACAAGGTATTTTCCATTCCAGGACACGCTTTTTTGCTCTTTACTGTGGTATCGCTTCTTATCATCAATTTGAAAAACAAGTATGTGCCAAAATTAGATAAAAAATGCATAGCCTGTTTTATTATTTTTAATGTATGGTCTTCTCTTTTGGCTGTTTTTGAAGGTGAATTTCTAAGTGCATATGTTACTGGTGGCGGCCAAATATTGTTATTTCTATGTTTCTATAATTTTGTTATTTTTTACAATCTAAAAAAAACAGAATATGTTGTGCATTTTATTAATATGTTGATTATCCTGAGTGTTGTGTCGGTTATGGTTGCATTATATGTTTTCGCATTTGGTGGCTTTTCGTTAGGTATGATAAAGATTCAGCAGCCGTCATTTGGGGGGGGGGGTCGGCTTACTGGCTGGTATGGTAGTCCTAACAACTTAGCTCCTGTTTTTGCGGTTGCTATCATAGCTACTTTATTTAAGCTAAGTCGCCAACAATATTTTCTTTTAAGCAAAAAATGGAGTATTGTGTACTCTATTATTATTTTTATTAATTTCATCGGATTGATATTAACTGGCAGTAGAGGTACCTGGGTAGCGTTTGCTATAGGATTAATGTTATTTTTAATTTTAAACTTTTCTAAAATTATTTCTAAGCCTAAAAATACAATAAAAATATTGTTAAGCATATTATCGTTAAGCATTTCGACAATTATTTTATTAAGTTATATAGGATACGACTTGGGATCATTCATGCAGCAGTTCGTTCGACCAGACAAGATCACCGCCCAATTAGATTTCTACAATCGTGGCTGGGGTAGGGCGTATTATTGGAGAGAAAGCTTTGAATTGATGAGAACTGCAGATATTAGTACTGCTTTGTTTGGTTATGGACTGTCAGGGTTTATGGAAATTGTGAATCGCTCGTCTCATAGTGGTTTCCTTACCGTTGCCGTAGATCGAGGTTTGATAGCCCTCCTTTTGTTTTTAATGCTAATATATTACTTGTTTAAAGACAGTATTTTAAATTTAAAACAATCCAGCATTAAGTTTTTCTCAATATGCCTTCTAACGTTCCTGATGATTAAAAACACAACTACTGTTGATATCCCGTGGAATACATTTCCCGGTATCGTATTCGTGATGACCTTGCTCTTGATATCTATGAAAGACGATTCGCCAAGATTGAAGAGATGA